A genome region from Bradyrhizobium sp. WSM1417 includes the following:
- a CDS encoding iron-sulfur cluster assembly accessory protein, producing MINLTDSAISVLKAAIASTTQAASGLRIMVEGGGCQGFTYKMDLAHEPSSDETVIEQGGVKLFVNNASQAYLNGTTIDFVVSLEGSGFRFDNPNANSSCSCGKSFS from the coding sequence ATGATCAATCTAACGGATAGCGCCATAAGCGTACTGAAGGCTGCAATCGCCTCGACGACGCAGGCCGCAAGCGGTTTGCGGATTATGGTCGAAGGCGGCGGCTGTCAAGGGTTCACATACAAAATGGATCTTGCTCATGAGCCGAGCTCCGATGAGACCGTGATCGAACAAGGCGGGGTTAAACTCTTCGTCAATAACGCGAGCCAAGCGTATCTCAACGGCACCACGATCGATTTCGTGGTGTCGCTCGAAGGATCAGGGTTTCGCTTCGATAACCCAAATGCCAACTCGAGCTGCTCCTGCGGCAAATCGTTCAGCTAA
- the nifS gene encoding cysteine desulfurase NifS: MRPIYLDNNATTRADPLVVAAMLPFFSAQFGNASSAHAFGTEVAPALKQARRKLQGLIGAAFDHEIVFTSGATESDNTAILSALAVQEGRDEIVTTAVEHPSVLSLIKELGRRGIKTHLIPVDASGRLDIETYRNALSKRTSIVSVMWANNETGTIFPVKSLAKMARSVGALFHTDAVQAVGRIPINLKTTDIDMLSLSGHKFHGPKGIGALYVRKGVELRPLIFGGPQERRRRAGTQNVPGIVGLGKAAELAAAHLKKEQMNIGALRDQLEQGILALGCCMVLGEIKNRLPNTSNIAFEHLEAEAIVHQLNRNGIAVSLGSACASGSMEPSHVLRAMGVPPAFVRGAVRFSLSHETAPDEIDRVLQVLPEITAKQRALWRACQERADASSQPAELL; encoded by the coding sequence GTGCGACCGATCTACCTGGACAACAACGCGACGACCCGTGCGGATCCTTTGGTGGTCGCGGCAATGCTGCCGTTCTTCTCTGCGCAATTCGGCAATGCGTCGTCCGCGCATGCATTCGGCACTGAGGTTGCGCCCGCATTGAAACAGGCGCGCCGGAAGCTGCAGGGCCTGATTGGCGCCGCATTCGATCATGAGATCGTCTTCACCTCGGGCGCGACTGAATCCGACAACACAGCGATCCTATCCGCGCTCGCCGTGCAGGAGGGACGCGACGAGATCGTCACGACGGCCGTTGAGCATCCGTCCGTGCTGTCCCTTATCAAGGAACTGGGCCGACGCGGAATCAAAACCCATCTGATTCCGGTCGATGCAAGCGGCAGATTGGACATCGAGACTTATCGCAACGCATTGTCAAAGCGCACGTCGATCGTCTCGGTCATGTGGGCCAATAACGAAACCGGTACCATTTTTCCGGTGAAATCCCTCGCCAAGATGGCGCGCTCGGTCGGCGCGCTCTTTCACACCGACGCCGTCCAAGCGGTCGGGCGGATTCCGATCAACCTGAAGACTACGGACATCGACATGCTTTCGCTCTCGGGCCATAAGTTCCATGGCCCGAAGGGAATCGGCGCCCTGTACGTGCGCAAGGGAGTCGAGTTACGGCCGTTGATCTTCGGCGGCCCACAGGAGCGGCGTCGCCGCGCTGGTACCCAGAACGTTCCGGGGATAGTTGGGCTGGGCAAGGCGGCGGAACTCGCTGCGGCACACCTCAAAAAAGAGCAGATGAATATTGGCGCCCTTCGCGATCAGCTGGAGCAAGGCATTCTTGCTCTCGGTTGTTGCATGGTGCTTGGTGAAATCAAGAACCGTTTGCCAAATACGTCGAACATTGCCTTTGAGCATCTCGAAGCAGAGGCTATCGTGCACCAGCTCAACCGCAACGGAATTGCCGTCTCACTCGGTTCGGCCTGCGCGTCCGGCTCGATGGAGCCGTCCCATGTGCTGCGCGCCATGGGCGTACCACCGGCCTTTGTCCGCGGTGCGGTTCGCTTCTCGCTCTCGCACGAGACCGCGCCGGATGAGATCGATCGTGTCCTGCAAGTTCTGCCGGAGATCACTGCCAAACAGAGAGCCTTGTGGCGTGCGTGTCAGGAGCGCGCGGACGCGAGTTCGCAACCTGCGGAGCTCCTATGA
- the nifT gene encoding putative nitrogen fixation protein NifT, producing the protein MKVMIRRSPETGLSIYVPKKDLEEPIVEWEHETLWGGWIRIANGWVLDLPAMASDTRLPITINAKKRGGEATEE; encoded by the coding sequence ATGAAAGTCATGATTCGTCGTTCGCCGGAAACGGGTCTTTCGATTTATGTACCTAAGAAAGATCTTGAGGAGCCGATTGTCGAGTGGGAGCACGAAACGCTGTGGGGTGGTTGGATCAGGATCGCGAACGGTTGGGTGCTCGACCTACCCGCTATGGCGAGTGACACCAGGCTACCAATCACCATCAACGCCAAGAAGCGCGGAGGCGAAGCAACTGAAGAATGA
- the nifB gene encoding nitrogenase cofactor biosynthesis protein NifB, translated as MSTSAQHQVSCGCGEIRETLQVTGKQQGCGTIGGSGKAGCGSQADIGNLPNEVWEKVKNHPCYSEEAHHHYARMHVAVAPACNIQCNYCNRKYDCANESRPGIASEKLTPEQAAKKVLAVASAIPQMSVVGVAGPGDPLANPDKTFRTFELIDKLAPDIKLCLSTNGLALADHVDTIARLKVDHVTITINMIDPEIGAKIYPWIFYRHKRYTGIEAASILSTRQLQGLEMLTARGILCKVNSVMIPGINDEHLVEVNRAVKSRGAFLHNVTPLISSPEHGTVFGLSGQRSPTAQEVTALQDSCESEMNMMRHCRQCRADAVGLLGEDRGAEFTMEKIMTMDIKYDEQPRKEYQAKIEKARITKFAATQQELAGLASASSEIKVLVAVATRGSGLINQHFGHATEFQIYELSTSGAKFVGHRPIQPYCQGGHGEESKLEIAIGAIEDCHAVFVSKIGGCPKAELIEAGIEPVDQYACEFIDASAIAWFKLYLEKVNEGKIKHVERVDPAARHNAVISAA; from the coding sequence ATGAGTACTTCAGCGCAACACCAGGTCTCCTGCGGATGCGGCGAGATCCGCGAGACTCTGCAAGTCACGGGTAAGCAGCAGGGCTGCGGTACAATCGGCGGCAGCGGGAAGGCGGGCTGCGGATCTCAGGCGGACATCGGCAATTTGCCAAATGAGGTCTGGGAAAAGGTCAAGAACCATCCCTGCTACAGCGAGGAGGCGCACCACCATTATGCCCGCATGCATGTCGCGGTCGCACCCGCTTGCAATATCCAGTGCAATTACTGCAATCGTAAATATGATTGCGCCAACGAATCGCGCCCGGGCATTGCCAGCGAAAAGTTGACGCCGGAGCAGGCCGCCAAGAAGGTGCTAGCGGTCGCCTCCGCGATCCCTCAGATGAGCGTCGTCGGGGTTGCCGGCCCTGGCGACCCCCTGGCGAATCCAGACAAGACATTCAGGACGTTCGAGCTCATCGACAAGCTCGCGCCAGATATCAAGCTCTGCCTCTCCACGAACGGTCTTGCGCTAGCCGATCATGTCGACACGATCGCAAGACTCAAGGTGGATCACGTGACGATCACGATCAACATGATCGATCCCGAAATTGGTGCAAAGATCTATCCCTGGATCTTTTACCGCCACAAGCGCTACACCGGCATCGAAGCGGCAAGCATCCTCAGCACTCGGCAGCTGCAGGGCCTGGAGATGCTCACCGCCCGCGGCATCCTGTGCAAAGTCAACTCGGTGATGATTCCCGGGATTAACGATGAGCATCTGGTTGAGGTCAATAGGGCTGTGAAGTCACGCGGTGCCTTCCTGCACAACGTGACGCCGCTGATATCGTCGCCCGAGCACGGGACCGTGTTTGGCCTCAGCGGGCAACGCAGCCCGACGGCACAGGAAGTGACAGCGCTACAGGATAGCTGCGAAAGCGAGATGAACATGATGCGTCACTGTCGCCAGTGCCGGGCCGACGCCGTCGGACTGCTCGGCGAGGACCGCGGCGCGGAGTTCACGATGGAAAAGATCATGACGATGGACATCAAGTACGACGAGCAGCCCCGAAAGGAGTATCAGGCCAAAATCGAGAAGGCGCGCATTACAAAGTTCGCGGCTACGCAGCAGGAGCTGGCCGGGCTCGCCAGCGCTTCCAGCGAAATCAAGGTACTGGTGGCGGTTGCAACCAGAGGCTCGGGATTAATCAACCAGCACTTCGGTCATGCCACGGAGTTCCAGATCTACGAGCTCTCGACTTCAGGCGCAAAATTCGTCGGCCATCGTCCTATCCAGCCCTATTGCCAGGGCGGCCATGGCGAGGAGAGCAAGCTCGAAATCGCCATCGGCGCGATAGAGGATTGCCACGCCGTATTTGTGTCAAAGATCGGCGGCTGCCCCAAAGCCGAATTGATCGAGGCCGGCATCGAGCCGGTCGATCAGTACGCCTGCGAGTTCATCGATGCCTCCGCGATCGCCTGGTTCAAACTCTATCTCGAAAAAGTCAATGAAGGGAAGATCAAGCACGTTGAACGGGTCGATCCGGCAGCCCGCCACAACGCCGTGATTTCCGCCGCCTGA
- a CDS encoding 4Fe-4S binding protein, translating into MPFKIIASQCTGCSACETQCPNLAISEVAGAFLIDSEQCTECAGYFDEPQCVAVCPVDNTCVLDTALPRYRAPP; encoded by the coding sequence ATGCCGTTCAAGATCATCGCCTCGCAGTGCACGGGCTGTTCAGCTTGCGAAACGCAATGCCCAAATCTTGCTATTTCCGAGGTAGCCGGCGCTTTCCTGATCGATTCGGAGCAATGCACCGAGTGCGCCGGCTACTTTGACGAACCGCAATGCGTGGCGGTTTGTCCGGTTGACAACACATGCGTGCTCGACACAGCACTGCCACGCTATCGGGCGCCCCCTTGA
- a CDS encoding nitrogen fixation protein NifZ, with translation MSNIARDSEIVELTDPPFFDYGDKVRANRTIRNDGTYVGKEIGEVLVKKGELGYVVSIGTFLQQFYIYGVEFLDSGYRVGMKCKELDLVRRLPGGEEPFVPGAARR, from the coding sequence ATGAGCAACATCGCCCGGGATAGTGAAATCGTCGAGTTGACGGACCCGCCCTTCTTTGATTATGGCGACAAGGTGCGGGCCAACCGCACCATCCGCAACGACGGCACTTACGTGGGTAAGGAGATCGGTGAGGTTTTGGTCAAGAAAGGGGAGCTTGGCTATGTCGTCTCGATCGGCACGTTCCTGCAACAGTTTTATATCTATGGGGTCGAATTCCTCGACTCGGGCTATCGCGTCGGCATGAAATGCAAGGAGCTCGATCTAGTAAGACGACTCCCTGGAGGCGAGGAGCCTTTTGTACCAGGAGCGGCACGCCGATGA
- a CDS encoding nitrogen fixation protein NifZ: MIEIRLPKYRSGQRVKAAIDLLNDGSFPDASAEECLVSVGQIGEIVQVGRHTEANRPIYMVDFGKQLVVGCLEAEISSVHDIAQ, from the coding sequence ATGATCGAGATAAGATTGCCAAAATATCGCTCAGGCCAACGTGTCAAGGCGGCAATCGATCTGCTCAACGACGGTTCCTTTCCCGACGCGTCGGCGGAAGAGTGTCTGGTCAGCGTCGGACAGATTGGTGAGATCGTCCAGGTCGGTCGCCATACGGAAGCGAACCGACCCATCTATATGGTCGACTTCGGCAAGCAGTTGGTGGTTGGCTGCCTCGAGGCAGAGATCTCCTCAGTCCACGACATCGCGCAATGA
- a CDS encoding DUF6129 family protein, producing MVLEGELTNIERTLAAIDTASEPCLTLRQNFPHLAWISCDASDITQTPCRRLGQFELHLLDTSGHCAQITNDPQRATGIVLAKRSGSS from the coding sequence ATGGTGCTCGAAGGCGAATTGACGAATATCGAGCGGACGCTCGCCGCCATTGATACGGCCTCTGAGCCCTGCCTGACGCTCCGGCAGAATTTTCCACATCTCGCCTGGATTAGTTGCGACGCCTCCGACATAACGCAGACTCCTTGCCGCCGCCTCGGACAGTTCGAGCTGCATCTGCTCGACACTAGCGGTCACTGTGCACAGATCACGAATGATCCGCAGCGCGCCACAGGCATTGTGCTGGCCAAGCGCTCTGGCAGCTCATGA
- a CDS encoding peroxiredoxin, whose product MLGIGSKLPSFDITGVKPGFHLQEENGNNAFETLTERSFPGKWKVIFFYPKDFTFVCPTEIVEFARLSKDFADRDAIVLGGSTDNEFCKLAWRREHKDLHRLAIWQFSDTKGALVDGLGVRSRDGIAHRYTFIIDPENTIQHVYATSLNVGRNPRDTLRVLDAIQTDELCPCNREIGGDTLKIG is encoded by the coding sequence ATGCTTGGAATTGGAAGTAAGCTGCCGTCGTTCGACATCACAGGCGTGAAGCCCGGCTTTCACCTGCAAGAGGAGAACGGGAACAATGCCTTCGAGACGCTGACTGAGAGGAGTTTCCCCGGCAAATGGAAAGTCATCTTCTTTTATCCTAAGGACTTCACATTCGTCTGCCCAACGGAAATCGTTGAGTTTGCCCGCCTGTCCAAGGATTTCGCCGATCGCGATGCAATCGTGCTTGGTGGCTCAACCGATAACGAGTTCTGCAAGCTCGCCTGGCGGCGTGAGCACAAGGACTTGCACCGTCTAGCGATCTGGCAGTTTTCCGACACAAAGGGCGCGCTGGTCGATGGCCTTGGAGTACGTTCACGTGACGGCATCGCTCATCGCTACACCTTCATCATCGATCCTGAGAACACGATCCAGCATGTCTATGCGACAAGCCTCAACGTCGGCCGCAATCCGAGGGACACGCTCCGCGTTCTGGATGCGATACAGACTGATGAGCTCTGCCCTTGCAACCGCGAAATCGGCGGCGACACGCTTAAAATCGGCTGA
- the nifH gene encoding nitrogenase iron protein yields MSSLRQIAFYGKGGIGKSTTSQNTLAALAELGQRILIVGCDPKADSTRLILHAKAQDTILSLAANAGSVEDLEIEDVIKLGYKDIRCVESGGPEPGVGCAGRGVITSINFLEENGAYEDIDYVSYDVLGDVVCGGFAMPIRENKAQEIYIVMSGEMMAMYAANNISKGILKYANSGGVRLGGLICNERQTDKELELADALAKKLGSKLIYFVPRDNVVQHAELRRMTVLEYAPESKQADHYRNLATKIHNNAGQGAIPTPISMDELEDMLMEHGIIKPVDESLVGKSAAELAAVSA; encoded by the coding sequence ATGTCTTCACTGAGACAAATCGCGTTTTACGGCAAGGGTGGCATCGGCAAATCGACAACGTCACAAAATACGCTGGCGGCCCTTGCTGAGCTGGGCCAAAGGATTCTGATCGTCGGCTGTGATCCCAAAGCGGACTCGACCCGCCTCATCCTGCACGCCAAGGCGCAGGACACCATTCTCAGCCTGGCGGCTAATGCCGGCAGCGTCGAGGACCTCGAAATCGAGGACGTCATCAAGCTCGGCTACAAGGACATTCGATGCGTCGAGTCCGGCGGTCCGGAGCCGGGGGTCGGATGCGCCGGAAGAGGCGTCATCACTTCCATCAACTTTTTGGAGGAGAATGGCGCCTATGAGGACATCGACTACGTCTCTTACGACGTGCTCGGCGACGTCGTTTGCGGTGGCTTCGCGATGCCTATCCGCGAGAATAAGGCACAGGAAATCTACATCGTGATGTCCGGTGAGATGATGGCGATGTATGCCGCCAACAACATCTCCAAGGGCATTCTGAAGTATGCCAATTCCGGCGGCGTGCGCCTTGGCGGGCTGATCTGCAACGAGCGGCAAACCGACAAGGAGCTGGAGCTTGCAGATGCGCTTGCCAAGAAGCTCGGAAGCAAGCTGATCTACTTTGTGCCGCGCGACAATGTGGTGCAGCACGCGGAGCTGCGCCGCATGACGGTGCTGGAATACGCGCCGGAGTCCAAGCAGGCGGATCATTATCGCAATCTTGCGACTAAGATCCACAATAATGCTGGACAAGGCGCTATCCCGACGCCAATCAGCATGGACGAGCTCGAGGACATGCTCATGGAGCACGGCATCATCAAGCCGGTCGACGAGAGCCTAGTCGGCAAGTCTGCCGCCGAGCTCGCCGCTGTTTCGGCATAG
- a CDS encoding nitrogen fixation protein NifQ: MSPLVSAVHVADQRDASELYGLLTGRHPTEVDIDDIDGFDRHVLACGLAAAAMDGGELPERAGLTNQELNSLLVQYFPSTPVRSWTWGEQSALPVPDERIMVRDLLLAQRSTHGEVGGWLAAMIARRAMEPNHLWEDLGLRTRDELSCLLARHFGPLAARNTKNMRWKRFFYRMLCEDDGLVMCTTPVCTECNDFDICFGEESEESEESGESRMAGRRRDHLRRLDNSVQAIPGSQD, translated from the coding sequence ATGTCGCCTCTTGTATCGGCAGTTCACGTCGCCGACCAGCGCGATGCGAGCGAACTCTACGGCCTTCTGACGGGGCGCCATCCAACAGAAGTCGACATCGACGACATTGACGGTTTCGATCGCCATGTACTCGCTTGCGGTCTCGCCGCAGCCGCTATGGATGGCGGCGAACTTCCCGAACGGGCTGGCTTGACCAACCAGGAGCTCAATTCGCTCTTGGTGCAATACTTCCCATCCACCCCGGTCAGGAGCTGGACCTGGGGCGAACAGTCCGCATTACCGGTTCCTGACGAGAGGATTATGGTGCGCGACCTCCTGCTTGCGCAACGTTCCACCCATGGCGAGGTCGGCGGCTGGCTGGCAGCGATGATCGCGCGGCGCGCTATGGAGCCTAATCACTTGTGGGAAGATCTCGGTCTGCGGACGCGGGACGAATTGTCCTGCCTCCTGGCGCGCCATTTCGGGCCGCTGGCGGCTCGCAACACCAAGAACATGCGCTGGAAGCGCTTCTTCTATCGCATGCTATGCGAAGATGACGGCTTGGTGATGTGTACCACGCCGGTTTGTACGGAATGCAATGATTTTGATATTTGCTTCGGCGAGGAGAGCGAGGAGAGCGAGGAGAGCGGGGAGAGCCGGATGGCCGGACGCCGGCGGGATCATCTGCGTCGTCTCGATAACTCCGTCCAAGCCATCCCAGGTTCTCAAGACTGA
- the nifW gene encoding nitrogenase stabilizing/protective protein NifW codes for MTTDGILARLNKASAAEEFFELLGVEYEAKIVNVARLHILRRMGQYLACETLSGASDPDIALRCKATLERAYADFVTSSPIEQRVFKVLKDAAAQRPNKHRALVQLGSLE; via the coding sequence ATGACGACGGACGGGATTCTTGCGCGATTGAATAAGGCCTCGGCGGCAGAGGAGTTTTTTGAGCTGCTCGGCGTCGAGTACGAGGCGAAAATCGTCAACGTGGCGCGGCTGCACATTCTGCGTCGCATGGGTCAATACCTCGCGTGCGAGACGTTGAGCGGTGCATCCGATCCCGACATCGCCTTGCGCTGCAAAGCCACGCTTGAGCGCGCCTATGCCGACTTCGTCACGTCTTCCCCCATCGAACAACGCGTATTCAAGGTCCTGAAGGATGCGGCCGCACAACGACCCAACAAGCATCGAGCATTGGTTCAGCTCGGTTCCTTGGAATGA
- a CDS encoding electron transfer flavoprotein subunit alpha/FixB family protein, producing the protein MMSTAPKSAAPAAGGGRAATKRELPERFKAYRHVWVFIEQERGVVHPVSWELMGAGRRLADKLNVDLAAVVIGPVGETTQQAVAESFCYGGDLAYIVADNLLADYRNEPYTKALSELVNIYKPEILLLGATTLGRDLAGSVATTLLTGLTADCTELDVDADGSLAATRPTFGGSLLCTIYTLNYRPQMATVRPRVMPMPARVTGAVSRVISHPLGLVEEDIVTKVLSFLPDRDSTKSNLAYADVVVAGGLGLGSPENFQLVQQLADVLGAEYGCSRPLVQKGWVTSDRQIGQTGKTIRPKLYIAAGISGAIQHRVGVEGGDLIVAINTDKNAPIFDFAHIGIVTDAIRLLPALTSAFRARLSPHSHDRIAG; encoded by the coding sequence ATGATGAGCACCGCACCCAAAAGCGCAGCTCCGGCCGCGGGTGGTGGTCGCGCGGCGACCAAGAGGGAGCTGCCCGAACGATTTAAGGCCTATAGGCACGTCTGGGTCTTCATCGAGCAGGAACGCGGGGTTGTGCACCCCGTCTCCTGGGAGCTGATGGGAGCCGGCCGCCGACTCGCCGATAAGCTCAACGTCGATCTCGCCGCGGTCGTCATTGGCCCGGTCGGGGAGACAACGCAGCAGGCTGTCGCCGAATCCTTCTGCTACGGCGGCGACCTCGCCTATATCGTCGCGGACAATCTCTTGGCCGATTATCGCAACGAGCCCTATACCAAGGCCCTGTCTGAGCTGGTCAACATTTACAAGCCGGAAATCCTACTCCTAGGGGCAACTACACTCGGCCGCGACCTCGCCGGCTCAGTGGCCACCACACTGCTCACCGGGCTTACCGCCGACTGCACCGAGCTCGATGTCGATGCCGACGGCTCGCTTGCAGCGACCCGGCCGACGTTTGGCGGCTCACTGTTGTGCACGATCTATACACTCAATTATCGTCCACAGATGGCAACCGTCCGCCCGCGGGTGATGCCAATGCCCGCGCGCGTGACGGGCGCCGTCTCGCGCGTGATCTCGCATCCGCTCGGGCTCGTAGAAGAGGATATCGTCACAAAAGTCCTGTCGTTCCTGCCCGACCGCGATTCTACGAAGTCCAACCTTGCCTATGCCGACGTGGTCGTCGCTGGAGGGCTTGGTCTGGGATCGCCCGAGAACTTCCAACTCGTACAGCAGCTTGCAGACGTGCTTGGCGCCGAATATGGCTGCTCGCGGCCGCTGGTCCAGAAGGGCTGGGTCACCTCGGACCGGCAAATCGGCCAGACCGGGAAAACCATTCGGCCAAAGCTTTATATCGCGGCCGGTATTTCCGGGGCGATCCAGCATCGCGTCGGCGTAGAGGGGGGCGACCTCATCGTTGCGATCAATACCGACAAGAACGCCCCGATCTTCGACTTCGCCCATATCGGCATCGTCACCGACGCCATTCGACTGTTGCCGGCATTGACCTCTGCATTCCGCGCGCGGCTCTCGCCGCACTCGCACGACCGCATCGCCGGCTAG